In one window of Deinococcus radiotolerans DNA:
- a CDS encoding alpha/beta hydrolase-fold protein, with product MTDWRPYPRRADSTVTGELWQLDGVGDAQHATRPVLVWLPPSYYTDSGRRYPVVYFHDGQNVFDAATSYSGEWGADETLTALTAQGTEAIAVGIPNGVRVVLQR from the coding sequence GTGACCGACTGGCGGCCCTACCCGCGCCGGGCGGACAGCACCGTCACCGGGGAACTCTGGCAGCTGGATGGGGTGGGCGACGCGCAACACGCGACCCGGCCTGTGCTGGTGTGGCTGCCACCCTCCTATTACACGGACAGCGGGCGGCGGTACCCGGTGGTGTACTTTCACGACGGACAGAACGTGTTCGACGCCGCCACCAGTTACAGCGGCGAGTGGGGCGCCGACGAGACCCTGACCGCCCTAACCGCGCAGGGCACCGAGGCCATCGCGGTCGGCATCCCCAACGGTGTACGGGTAGTGCTCCAGAGATGA
- the aroQ gene encoding type II 3-dehydroquinate dehydratase, translating into MLLVLNGPNLNRLGLREPGVYGSQTLEDLERQCDAWGAELGQAVTCRQSNYEGQLIEWIHEAEEHGFTGIVLNPGALTHYSYALRDAIAGQRVPVIEVHISNVDAREEFRHKSVTAAVCRGKISGLGFLGYRLGLEALVEGQA; encoded by the coding sequence ATGCTGCTCGTGCTGAACGGCCCCAACCTCAACCGACTTGGCCTGCGGGAACCCGGCGTGTACGGCTCCCAGACCCTCGAAGACCTGGAACGGCAGTGCGACGCCTGGGGCGCGGAACTCGGGCAGGCTGTCACCTGCCGCCAGAGCAACTACGAGGGCCAGCTCATCGAATGGATCCACGAGGCCGAGGAGCACGGCTTTACCGGCATCGTCTTGAATCCCGGCGCGCTGACGCACTACTCGTACGCGCTGCGCGACGCCATCGCCGGGCAGCGCGTCCCGGTGATCGAGGTGCACATCAGCAACGTGGACGCCCGCGAGGAGTTCCGCCACAAGAGCGTCACGGCGGCCGTGTGCCGCGGCAAGATCAGCGGCTTGGGCTTCCTGGGCTACCGCCTGGGCCTGGAGGCGCTGGTCGAGGGGCAGGCGTGA
- the aroB gene encoding 3-dehydroquinate synthase has protein sequence MRRIEIGGAQPYAVEVGAGLLGTLRVPERHVALIHPTDLPAEFVARVQAALNPVVTVPVPARDDCKTLEVLSGVLSQLAGANIPRDGAVVGLGGGAATDLAGFVAASYLRGVAFYTLPTTLLGMVDAAVGGKTGVNLPEGKNLVGAFWPPRAVWCDTDTLGTLPGAVFREGAAEAFKHGLISDPTLLDRVLSPEFRPGGPLLEDTLADAIAVKAGVVTRDLTERGERAYLNFGHTLAHALEAVTHHGVSHGDAVGYGMHYAARLSRALGGADLTGHTLAFLTWQQPAPLPPVTFEDALTFMARDKKADADGVRFVLLKDLAQPYLTRVSESVLREEFSGWQQALRDLDLLT, from the coding sequence GTGCGTCGGATTGAGATCGGTGGCGCGCAGCCGTACGCGGTGGAGGTCGGTGCGGGACTGCTGGGCACGCTGAGGGTCCCCGAGCGGCACGTCGCCCTGATTCACCCCACCGACCTGCCCGCCGAGTTCGTGGCGCGGGTGCAGGCCGCCTTGAATCCGGTCGTGACCGTACCCGTCCCCGCGCGGGACGACTGCAAGACGCTGGAGGTGCTCTCGGGGGTGCTCTCGCAACTGGCGGGGGCGAATATCCCCCGCGACGGCGCAGTCGTGGGGCTGGGGGGCGGCGCGGCGACCGACTTGGCGGGCTTCGTGGCGGCCAGTTACCTGCGCGGCGTGGCGTTCTACACGCTGCCCACCACGCTGCTGGGGATGGTGGACGCGGCGGTGGGCGGCAAGACCGGCGTGAACCTCCCCGAGGGGAAGAATCTGGTGGGCGCGTTCTGGCCGCCGCGCGCCGTGTGGTGCGATACCGACACGTTGGGCACCCTGCCGGGCGCGGTGTTCCGCGAGGGCGCCGCCGAGGCGTTCAAGCACGGTCTGATCAGCGATCCCACCCTGCTGGACCGTGTGCTGTCCCCGGAGTTCCGCCCCGGCGGCCCACTGCTGGAAGATACCCTGGCCGACGCGATCGCCGTGAAGGCGGGCGTCGTCACCCGCGACCTAACCGAACGCGGCGAGCGGGCGTACCTGAACTTCGGGCACACGCTGGCGCACGCGCTGGAGGCCGTCACGCACCACGGCGTATCCCACGGCGACGCCGTCGGGTACGGCATGCACTACGCGGCGCGGCTGTCGCGCGCGCTGGGCGGCGCGGACCTGACCGGGCACACCCTCGCGTTCCTGACATGGCAGCAGCCGGCACCTCTGCCCCCAGTGACCTTCGAGGACGCCCTGACCTTCATGGCCCGCGACAAGAAGGCGGATGCGGACGGCGTACGCTTCGTGCTCCTGAAAGACCTCGCCCAGCCCTACCTGACGCGCGTTTCCGAAAGCGTGCTGCGCGAGGAATTCAGCGGCTGGCAGCAGGCTCTCCGCGACCTCGACCTGCTGACCTGA
- a CDS encoding shikimate kinase, translated as MLNDTEGGRSRSLRAFRVGLEAGLTEHLREVPEDWIGGSVTPLPEDSRTLSPMFSSGLIERPVSWVALAGFMGTGKSRIGWELSRALALHFVDTDKLITRVVGKSIPEVFAQEGEGYFRACEQEVVERVTRLEHAVISLGGGTFIQEDNRRRLLERGPVVVLWATPETVYQRTKHSDRPLLRTEDPLERIRTLMDERAPVYQQGTIHVHSDGRPSEEIVEEIIDRLWSWADAQHAWALDHVAHDHTLDAAGGGESRASD; from the coding sequence ATGCTGAACGATACCGAGGGGGGCCGAAGCCGCAGCCTGCGGGCATTCCGGGTGGGTCTGGAGGCCGGGCTGACGGAGCACCTGCGGGAGGTTCCTGAGGACTGGATCGGGGGAAGCGTCACGCCGCTCCCGGAGGATTCCCGTACACTGTCCCCCATGTTCAGTTCCGGCCTCATCGAGCGTCCGGTGTCGTGGGTGGCGCTGGCGGGCTTCATGGGCACCGGCAAGAGCCGGATCGGCTGGGAACTGTCGCGGGCGCTGGCGCTGCACTTCGTGGATACCGACAAGCTGATCACGCGGGTGGTCGGCAAGAGCATCCCGGAGGTGTTCGCGCAGGAGGGCGAGGGGTACTTCCGCGCCTGCGAGCAGGAGGTCGTCGAGCGCGTGACGCGGCTGGAGCACGCCGTGATCAGCCTGGGCGGCGGGACCTTCATTCAGGAGGACAACCGCCGCCGCCTGCTGGAGCGTGGGCCGGTGGTGGTGCTGTGGGCGACGCCAGAGACGGTGTACCAGCGCACGAAGCACAGCGACCGTCCCCTGCTGCGGACCGAGGACCCCCTGGAGCGCATCCGCACGCTGATGGACGAGCGCGCCCCGGTGTACCAGCAGGGCACCATTCACGTGCACAGTGACGGGCGGCCCAGCGAGGAGATCGTCGAGGAGATCATCGACCGCCTGTGGTCGTGGGCGGACGCGCAGCACGCCTGGGCCCTCGATCATGTGGCGCACGATCACACGTTGGACGCGGCGGGTGGCGGGGAGTCGCGTGCGTCGGATTGA
- the aroC gene encoding chorismate synthase, which translates to MRYLTAGESHGPQLTAIIEGLPSQLPLGKGDIDPWLRKRQGGYGRGRRMVIETDEAEILSGVRAGRTTGAPVTLAIANKDHRNWTEIMSPEPGGEPRKKALTDARPGHADLTGGVKYRHKDLRDVLERASARETAARVAVGSIALKLLSELGVEGANYVSSLAGIETRMPFSWAALDAIENSDLRTPDEDAAAQMRERIDQAKKDGDTLGGILEVRFRGLPVGLGSFVHYDRKLDGKIAQAALSVQAMKGVEIGRAFENAVQPGSRVHDAVYYREGTYARDTNGAGGLEAGMTNGEELIVRVAMKPIATLMKPLPTVNVVTHEASDAARERSDTTAVPAAGVILQCVIGWVLAEAILEKFGGDTLPELQERVAAARAFAQTY; encoded by the coding sequence ATGAGGTACCTGACCGCTGGCGAATCGCACGGGCCGCAACTGACGGCCATCATCGAGGGGTTGCCCTCCCAGTTGCCGCTTGGCAAGGGGGACATTGACCCGTGGCTGCGAAAGCGTCAGGGCGGGTATGGGCGTGGGCGGCGCATGGTGATCGAGACGGACGAGGCCGAGATCCTCTCCGGGGTGCGGGCCGGGCGGACGACGGGCGCGCCGGTCACGCTGGCCATTGCGAACAAGGATCACCGGAACTGGACGGAGATCATGTCGCCCGAGCCGGGGGGCGAGCCACGCAAGAAGGCCCTGACGGACGCGCGGCCCGGTCACGCGGACCTGACGGGCGGCGTGAAGTACCGGCATAAGGACCTGCGGGACGTGCTGGAGCGGGCCTCGGCACGGGAGACGGCGGCGCGCGTGGCGGTGGGCAGCATCGCGCTGAAGCTGCTGTCCGAACTGGGTGTGGAGGGCGCGAACTACGTGTCGAGCCTCGCAGGGATCGAGACGCGGATGCCGTTCAGCTGGGCCGCGCTGGATGCCATCGAGAACAGCGACCTGCGCACCCCGGATGAGGACGCCGCCGCGCAGATGCGGGAGAGGATCGATCAGGCGAAGAAGGACGGCGACACGCTGGGCGGCATCCTAGAGGTGCGCTTCCGGGGCCTGCCGGTTGGCCTGGGGTCGTTCGTGCATTACGACCGCAAGCTGGACGGGAAGATCGCGCAGGCGGCCTTGAGCGTGCAGGCGATGAAGGGCGTGGAGATCGGCCGGGCCTTCGAGAACGCCGTGCAGCCCGGGAGCCGCGTGCACGACGCCGTGTACTACCGGGAGGGGACGTACGCGCGCGACACGAACGGCGCGGGCGGCCTGGAGGCGGGTATGACGAACGGCGAGGAGCTGATCGTGCGGGTCGCCATGAAGCCGATTGCCACGCTGATGAAACCGCTGCCGACCGTGAACGTGGTGACGCACGAGGCGTCCGACGCGGCCCGCGAGCGCAGCGACACCACAGCTGTTCCGGCGGCGGGCGTGATCCTGCAGTGCGTGATCGGCTGGGTGCTGGCCGAGGCGATCCTGGAGAAGTTCGGTGGGGACACCCTGCCGGAGTTGCAGGAGCGGGTGGCGGCGGCGCGGGCCTTCGCGCAGACGTACTGA
- a CDS encoding secretin N-terminal domain-containing protein, producing the protein MTKRFASLLLTAALGMAAAQTAPTTPSVADPLLTNASVTVEIGRYGGPLSSLLAALAKSAGYGLILDTNVDALPQASGTAPAATTGSAAAGTAADATRPVVYSFQNKPFNEVWPLLMDVYGLTYDVVTLAGQPVLRVSNTPIQRTVTLKNADATQASQQVKLFFGTPTYSETPQKDAQGNTVGVTRTLVDVKLDSSTLRIVPDVRSNAVIVRGTNKEVAEVTRLLAQLDTTPATTGTAATQGTAEVQTVQRVYTVKGAQADIVALLAAQYPGLKVTPVGQTGQLVVTGPQNQLDAALTLLGQVDRAAPVVAGEQITQRVFTLVNSSAEEVKATLEGTLSRDLGTTQITGATTGTTTTATSPVTTAPAATGANAVTIIADKRTNTLIVRGTAGQVTQVAELIPQLDQKVPQINVQVRIQEITETAARSLGVNLKAGFGGFNISTGAANGLAVSFDPTQSLYGFNLGATLNTLQNQGLSKSVYDGSITMQSGQRSLGTAGDTQNASSNAAASVKSGGRLEVNIPSSAAGVPPIQKQIDYGVNLDFFSPQVAPDGTITLRVRGQVNALQTAINASTLPNLLQFTNSEAQTTLTFKNGETLLLSGLLATKESTTNAGVPFLSSIPVVGALFGSQSTTKQQTQLLVVITGNIVQ; encoded by the coding sequence ATGACTAAACGCTTCGCTTCTCTCCTGCTGACCGCTGCACTGGGCATGGCCGCCGCTCAGACCGCCCCCACGACCCCCTCGGTGGCCGACCCACTCCTCACAAACGCCAGCGTGACGGTCGAGATCGGCCGCTACGGCGGGCCGCTGTCCAGCCTCCTGGCCGCGCTGGCCAAGAGCGCCGGGTACGGCCTGATCCTGGACACGAACGTGGACGCCCTGCCGCAGGCCAGCGGGACCGCCCCCGCGGCGACCACAGGGTCGGCCGCGGCCGGCACGGCCGCCGACGCCACCCGTCCCGTCGTGTACTCCTTCCAGAACAAGCCGTTCAATGAAGTGTGGCCGCTGCTGATGGACGTGTACGGCCTGACCTACGACGTGGTGACCCTGGCCGGGCAGCCGGTCCTGCGCGTGAGCAACACACCCATCCAGCGCACCGTGACCCTGAAGAACGCGGACGCCACGCAGGCCAGCCAGCAGGTGAAGCTGTTCTTCGGCACGCCCACCTACAGCGAGACCCCACAGAAGGACGCGCAGGGCAACACGGTCGGCGTGACCCGCACGCTGGTCGACGTGAAGCTGGACAGCAGCACGCTGCGGATCGTGCCGGACGTGCGCAGCAACGCCGTGATCGTGCGCGGCACGAACAAGGAGGTGGCCGAGGTGACCCGCCTGCTCGCGCAGCTGGACACCACACCCGCCACGACCGGCACGGCAGCGACGCAAGGTACCGCCGAGGTGCAGACCGTGCAGCGCGTGTACACCGTCAAGGGCGCACAGGCTGACATCGTGGCGCTGCTGGCCGCCCAGTACCCGGGCCTGAAGGTCACGCCTGTCGGGCAGACCGGGCAGCTGGTTGTGACCGGCCCGCAGAACCAGCTGGACGCTGCACTGACCCTGCTGGGTCAGGTGGACCGCGCCGCACCGGTCGTGGCCGGCGAGCAGATCACGCAGCGGGTCTTCACGCTCGTGAATTCCAGCGCCGAGGAAGTCAAGGCCACGCTGGAAGGCACGCTGTCCCGCGATCTGGGCACCACGCAGATCACCGGGGCAACCACGGGCACCACGACGACCGCGACATCCCCCGTCACCACGGCCCCTGCGGCCACCGGAGCGAACGCCGTGACGATCATCGCGGATAAGCGGACGAACACGCTGATCGTGCGCGGTACGGCCGGTCAGGTGACGCAGGTGGCCGAACTGATCCCGCAGCTGGATCAGAAGGTGCCGCAGATCAACGTGCAGGTCCGCATTCAGGAGATCACGGAGACCGCTGCGCGCAGCCTGGGCGTGAACCTCAAGGCGGGCTTCGGGGGCTTCAACATCTCTACCGGCGCTGCAAACGGCTTGGCTGTGTCATTCGACCCGACGCAGAGTCTATATGGCTTCAACCTGGGCGCCACGCTGAACACCCTGCAGAACCAGGGACTGAGCAAGAGCGTGTATGACGGCAGCATCACCATGCAGAGCGGTCAGCGTTCGCTGGGCACGGCCGGGGACACGCAGAACGCGTCGAGCAACGCGGCGGCCAGCGTCAAGAGTGGCGGCCGCCTGGAAGTGAACATTCCCTCGTCCGCAGCTGGCGTGCCGCCGATTCAGAAGCAGATTGATTACGGCGTGAATCTGGACTTCTTCAGCCCGCAGGTCGCGCCGGACGGCACGATCACACTGCGCGTGCGCGGGCAGGTCAATGCGCTCCAGACAGCCATCAATGCGTCGACCCTGCCGAATCTCCTGCAGTTCACGAACAGCGAGGCGCAGACCACGCTGACCTTCAAGAACGGGGAGACACTGCTGCTCAGCGGGCTGCTGGCCACCAAGGAGTCCACCACGAACGCGGGCGTGCCGTTCCTGTCGAGCATTCCCGTGGTGGGGGCGCTGTTCGGGTCACAGAGCACGACCAAGCAGCAGACGCAGCTGCTGGTGGTCATCACCGGGAACATCGTTCAGTAA
- a CDS encoding type 4a pilus biogenesis protein PilO codes for MSIKLSPRNLFFIVLAACIVVAALWYTMRYQARQQEISLLQSDLDTAQSRVAVMRSNAQQLPALREEVAGLKVQQDDFLAALPKTANYYRILDEIRLNAAAAGATMSNFTVASAAATGLPGGVRPINLNVNVSGTFGQLFQLLRSVETMSRFTNVNNVALQLPQADSFDPRLEGTLALTVYTFDPTQASTPAAGTTPAAPDAAPAAPAPAGGNP; via the coding sequence GTGTCAATTAAGCTCTCGCCACGCAACCTCTTTTTCATCGTGCTGGCCGCGTGCATTGTGGTGGCGGCGCTGTGGTACACCATGCGCTACCAGGCGCGCCAGCAGGAGATCAGCCTGCTGCAAAGCGATCTCGACACCGCACAGAGCCGCGTGGCCGTCATGCGCAGCAATGCCCAGCAGCTTCCCGCGCTGCGCGAGGAGGTCGCCGGGCTCAAGGTACAGCAGGACGATTTCCTGGCCGCGCTCCCCAAGACCGCGAACTACTACCGCATCCTGGACGAGATTCGCCTGAACGCCGCCGCGGCCGGGGCCACGATGTCGAACTTCACCGTCGCGAGCGCAGCCGCCACCGGACTGCCCGGCGGCGTGCGGCCCATCAACCTGAACGTAAACGTGTCCGGCACCTTCGGGCAGCTGTTCCAGCTGCTGCGCTCGGTGGAGACCATGAGCCGCTTCACGAACGTGAACAACGTGGCCCTGCAGCTTCCGCAGGCGGACAGCTTCGATCCCAGGTTGGAAGGGACGCTGGCCCTGACCGTGTACACCTTCGATCCCACGCAGGCCAGCACGCCCGCGGCGGGCACCACCCCGGCCGCGCCTGACGCTGCGCCCGCCGCACCCGCCCCGGCAGGAGGCAACCCGTGA
- a CDS encoding fimbrial assembly protein: protein MVEVNLLPQQYRKQSEPTLWQPAAIGVAVLTALILLGVEVATATKIGNIKKELDSVNGEIAALTPADREFRQLTQEKTELQQVTAIAGQLRDAKTYWTNDLASFTAQLPGGSGVALKSLTIRPVDATNLASQQQNGVYTGQNVTREIDLSGSASSQQAVVNFLRTFENNPNFGVNFRSLQSEGETGRYTFNATVGIVKGDAAATSPTTTPAGGTPEAPPAPGASSSQGGGRVN from the coding sequence GTGGTTGAAGTCAACCTGCTGCCGCAGCAGTACCGCAAGCAGAGTGAGCCCACGCTGTGGCAACCCGCCGCGATCGGCGTGGCCGTCCTCACCGCCCTGATCCTGCTGGGCGTGGAGGTCGCCACCGCCACCAAGATCGGGAACATCAAGAAAGAACTGGACAGCGTCAACGGTGAGATCGCCGCCCTGACCCCCGCCGACCGCGAGTTCAGGCAGCTGACACAGGAGAAGACCGAGTTGCAGCAGGTCACCGCCATCGCCGGTCAGCTGCGCGACGCCAAGACCTACTGGACGAACGACCTGGCCAGCTTCACGGCGCAGCTTCCGGGCGGCAGTGGCGTGGCCCTCAAGAGCCTGACCATTCGCCCGGTGGACGCCACCAACCTGGCCTCTCAGCAGCAGAACGGTGTGTACACTGGTCAGAACGTGACCCGTGAAATTGACCTGAGCGGCTCAGCGAGCAGTCAGCAGGCGGTCGTGAACTTCCTGCGGACGTTCGAGAACAACCCGAACTTCGGCGTGAACTTCCGCAGTCTCCAGTCTGAGGGTGAGACGGGCCGCTACACCTTCAATGCCACGGTCGGCATCGTGAAGGGCGACGCGGCCGCCACCAGCCCGACCACGACCCCGGCCGGCGGCACCCCGGAGGCTCCGCCCGCGCCGGGTGCGTCCAGCTCGCAAGGGGGCGGCCGTGTCAATTAA
- the pilM gene encoding type IV pilus assembly protein PilM has translation MSSFLNRLLSPRPNALGVEIGTSAIKVVALRPGAPPSLQHAVMVPTPIGSMRDGLVVEPQAVATELKNLLAEHRITNRFAVTSVPNQVAVTRNIMVPKMDRKDLQEAIKWEAERYIPYPIDDVSLDFDLLDDPANVPDDGQMEVVIAAAPTEAVARQVEVLRLAGLEPSIVDLKSFAALRALRGNLLGEHLTKSTLTGSNYTESGEVALVMEIGASSSVINLVRGDRVLMARNINVSADDFTTALQKAFDLDFSAAEEVKLGYATATTPTEDEEDLLNFDMSREQYSPARVFEVVRPVLGDLITEIRRSLEFYRVQSGDVVIDRTFLAGGGAKLRGLAAAISDALGFRVEVASPWLTVQTDQANVDTGYLQANAPEFTVPLGLALRGVTGRG, from the coding sequence ATGTCGAGTTTCCTGAACCGCTTACTCAGTCCACGCCCGAATGCCCTGGGCGTGGAAATAGGCACGAGTGCCATCAAGGTCGTGGCCCTGCGCCCCGGCGCGCCCCCGTCCCTCCAGCACGCTGTGATGGTGCCCACGCCCATCGGCAGCATGCGGGACGGACTGGTGGTCGAGCCGCAGGCGGTCGCGACCGAACTCAAGAACCTGCTGGCCGAGCACCGCATCACGAACCGCTTCGCCGTCACCTCGGTCCCGAACCAAGTGGCGGTCACGCGCAACATCATGGTGCCGAAGATGGACCGCAAGGACCTGCAGGAAGCCATTAAGTGGGAGGCGGAACGGTACATCCCCTACCCCATCGATGACGTGAGCCTCGATTTCGACCTGCTGGACGATCCGGCCAACGTCCCTGACGACGGGCAGATGGAGGTCGTGATCGCGGCTGCGCCGACCGAGGCGGTGGCGCGTCAGGTCGAGGTGCTGCGCCTCGCGGGCCTGGAACCCAGCATCGTGGACCTGAAGTCCTTCGCGGCCCTGCGCGCCCTGCGCGGCAATCTGCTGGGCGAACACCTCACCAAGAGCACCCTGACCGGCAGCAACTACACCGAATCCGGCGAGGTCGCGCTCGTCATGGAAATCGGCGCGAGCAGCTCCGTGATCAACCTCGTGCGCGGCGACCGCGTCCTGATGGCCCGCAACATCAACGTGTCCGCGGACGATTTCACGACCGCGCTACAGAAGGCCTTCGATCTGGACTTCAGTGCCGCCGAGGAAGTCAAGCTGGGCTACGCGACCGCCACGACCCCCACCGAGGACGAGGAGGACCTGCTGAACTTCGACATGTCCCGCGAGCAGTACTCGCCCGCGCGGGTGTTCGAGGTCGTCCGGCCCGTCCTGGGTGACCTGATCACCGAGATCCGCCGCAGCCTGGAGTTCTACCGCGTGCAGAGCGGCGACGTGGTCATCGACCGGACGTTCCTGGCCGGGGGCGGCGCGAAACTGCGCGGCCTGGCCGCCGCAATCAGTGACGCGCTGGGCTTCCGCGTGGAGGTCGCCAGCCCCTGGCTGACCGTGCAGACCGATCAGGCAAACGTGGATACCGGGTACCTGCAGGCCAACGCGCCAGAATTCACGGTGCCGCTCGGCCTGGCGCTGCGGGGGGTGACCGGCCGTGGTTGA
- the murF gene encoding UDP-N-acetylmuramoyl-tripeptide--D-alanyl-D-alanine ligase, producing the protein MLDPHLPLPFQAAVHPEARVARRLTWDSREASPDVAFVALPGERGHGNAFVEQALAAGAPFVLTDLDVPRAVRVPDAREALFAWGRAERQHAPLVVGITGSAGKTTAKSYAAAALDAHFMPVFNTMPAIACFLVEFGRAGRPLVVEMGIDRVGEMAELVDLVRPDVGVITSIGPAHLEQLGSMEGIVREKGVILRDVQGQPVRSLVGSQAAAFYPGVDSYGFGPVTFAGENLRVTPEGASFSFAGRPVTLPLASTVQAEAAVLSLHLAREAGLDLAGAAERLAGVSVPGGRYRVHPGRFTVIDDAYNASPVAVRAALDALSGWEGRRISVLGRMLELGPTERALHAEVGAYARERADVTFGVGAFAAELGEQAYATVPELLEALLAQVQEGDVVLVKASRGISWTPERRAQEGVGLDVVVQGLLDARGD; encoded by the coding sequence ATGCTGGACCCACACCTGCCTCTTCCTTTTCAGGCTGCTGTTCATCCGGAGGCCCGCGTGGCGCGGCGCCTCACCTGGGACTCGCGTGAAGCCTCACCGGATGTGGCGTTCGTGGCGCTGCCTGGCGAGCGGGGGCATGGGAATGCGTTCGTGGAACAGGCACTCGCGGCGGGCGCGCCGTTCGTGCTGACGGATCTGGACGTGCCGCGCGCGGTGCGGGTCCCGGACGCAAGGGAGGCGCTGTTCGCGTGGGGCCGCGCGGAGCGGCAGCACGCGCCGCTGGTGGTGGGCATCACGGGCAGCGCCGGGAAGACCACGGCGAAGAGTTACGCGGCGGCGGCGCTGGACGCGCATTTCATGCCGGTGTTCAACACCATGCCGGCCATTGCGTGCTTCCTGGTCGAGTTCGGGCGTGCTGGGCGGCCCCTGGTGGTGGAGATGGGGATTGACCGGGTGGGCGAAATGGCGGAACTGGTGGACCTGGTGCGTCCGGATGTGGGCGTGATCACGTCCATCGGTCCGGCGCACCTGGAGCAGCTGGGCAGCATGGAGGGGATCGTGCGGGAGAAGGGCGTGATCCTGCGGGACGTGCAGGGGCAGCCGGTCCGCTCGCTGGTGGGGTCGCAGGCGGCCGCCTTCTACCCGGGCGTGGACAGTTACGGGTTCGGACCGGTGACGTTCGCGGGTGAGAACCTGCGGGTGACGCCAGAGGGCGCCTCGTTCTCCTTTGCGGGGCGGCCCGTGACGCTGCCGCTGGCGTCCACGGTGCAGGCCGAGGCGGCCGTACTGAGCCTGCACCTGGCCCGCGAGGCTGGTCTGGACCTAGCGGGCGCCGCGGAGCGGCTGGCGGGGGTCAGCGTGCCGGGCGGCCGGTACCGCGTGCATCCGGGCCGGTTCACGGTCATTGATGATGCGTACAACGCCTCGCCGGTGGCGGTGCGGGCGGCGCTGGACGCCCTGAGCGGCTGGGAGGGGCGGCGCATCAGCGTGCTGGGCCGCATGCTGGAACTCGGCCCGACGGAACGGGCGCTGCACGCTGAGGTGGGCGCGTACGCCCGGGAGCGTGCGGACGTGACGTTCGGGGTGGGCGCGTTCGCTGCCGAGCTGGGCGAGCAGGCCTACGCAACGGTGCCGGAACTGCTGGAGGCGCTGCTCGCCCAGGTGCAGGAGGGGGACGTGGTGCTGGTCAAGGCCAGCCGCGGGATCAGCTGGACGCCCGAGCGGCGCGCTCAGGAGGGCGTGGGTCTGGACGTGGTGGTGCAGGGGCTTCTGGACGCCCGTGGCGACTGA